Genomic segment of Pristiophorus japonicus isolate sPriJap1 unplaced genomic scaffold, sPriJap1.hap1 HAP1_SCAFFOLD_452, whole genome shotgun sequence:
ctttcaaaaatccatgctgactctgcttgattgaatcatgcttttccaaatgttccgctactgcttccttaataatcgaatccagcattttcccaatcacagattttaggctaactggtctatagtttactgatttttttctgcctccttttttcaataggggtgttacatttgcgattttacaatctgctgggacagtTTCGGAATCGACGGAATTTCGGTAGAATACGATAAATGTTGAACTCGCTGCCAGAGGAAGTGGTTGAGGTAAATATGTCAGCTGCTTTCAAATGGAATCTAGCCGGGTAAATGAGAAGGAAGGGGAATGGAAAGATATATCGAAAAGATGAGATGAGGTAGGTGGAATGGGAGGAGGCTCCCATGGAGTATAAGCACGAGCATTGACtatttgggccgaatagcctgtttttctGCTGTATAttctaggaagtggccctagaaataatggatgcattggtgttaattttccaactttctatagactctagatcagttccaatggattggagggtacctaatgtaactccacattttaaaaaaggagagcgcaaacagggaattatacactggttagcctgacatcggtagtggggaaaatgttggaatcaattattaatagcAGCccgtttggaaagcagtaacaggatcggtcgaagacagcatggatttatgaaagggaaatcatgcttgacaaatcttgtcgaattttttgaggatgtaactagcagattggactagggaggaccagtggatgtggtgtatttggactttcaaaaggcttttgacaaggtttcacacaagagattagtgtgcaaaattcaagcacatggtattgggggtaatgtattgacgtggatagagaactgcttggcagacaggaagcaaagagtaggcataaatgggtccttttcagaatggcaggtagtgactagtgggttaccgcaatgttcagtgctggaaccccagctatttacaatatacatcaatgatttagacgaaggaattgaatataatatatcgaagcttgcagatgacattaagctgggtggcggtgtgagctgtgaggaggacgctaagaggctgcagggtgagaggGGGTCTCTtggaacatctaaaattctgacgggattgaacacgttaaatgcaggaagactgttcccgatattggggtagtccagaagcaggggttacagtctaaagataaggggtaagccatttaggaccgagatgaggagaaacttcctcactcagagaattttgaacctgtggaattctctaccgcagaaagttgttgacgccaattcgttggatatattcaaaggagagttagatggcccttatggctaaagggatcgggaatacggagagaaggcaggagtggggtaatgaagttgcatgaccagccatgatcatattgaatggtggtgcaggcgcgaagggccgaatggcctgctctttcaACTATTTTTTGTTTCTATTGTTCGAATGGAATCCTCTACCTGCCTACCTATTGATGAGGCTCTCGCTCTGGAAGCTGCAATGAATTGCTGCACTAACTGGCTGAGGTGACCCTTTGCAGACAGAATGCAACAAACTAGTAGTCCTGTCCATGAAGACAATGTGGGAACTGTCAATCAGAAATAGTGCCGTGTCCTAAACAGTGCTTAGCCCGCCGCTGGGTGTAttatcagatcaccagccattTGTGGAATAATTCAGGGGATGGGAGCTTGGGGCTGAATGTTACATTACTGGGCTGGAAACTCTGGGATCCGCCTCTGGGCTCAGCTCAGATGTTCTGATTATTAATGAATTGGATTATTGAAGTGACCGGATATTTCACCGCACCCTTCAcgtgctctctgaacttggactgagTCACCccataaataaatgtgtttgtgcagcaacttaaaCTCCGCAGCAAAACTCCGACTTCTCCAAAGATAAAGGAAGAATCATTGTAATAATCGGGATTTCTTCCTGTAATGCTATAATATAAGAAATCTATAACATATATCAGCCACAgtagtatgaagctgccggatatggcgaagagtaaaatcacagacttcctcctgctctccatctctgggtcactgccggTCTCTGCCTTGCTCACACCCCTCAGTCCCTGACGGACCCGACTGGATAATAAAATGTGCctgactgtcagagcgttgagcaacaaTATTAAAGCGAATGGGAGCAATGGGGTTAAAACTGTATCCAACAAGTCAAATCCCACCCATCCGGGCTCAGTAAAATAGGCTGGAATTGTGTCACAGAACCACGGCACGTTGTCGATTACCTCTCCAGGTACATGTGTAAAGTAGAAAGGAACGTTTTTTAAACAGAGCAGCATGCAGgttgttcccagaaccacagccgcagttttcccggtgcaatatttagttttcagcttccggCAACAAATGaccacaaatcgatcgaaggtgaaagtgacggtgaaccagacagaacagtctgcggCTGCACGAGACAGGACCAAGATCACCGCGCACACAGGGGTGATGTCCAGGAAAGTTCCCGGGAAATAATACCAACTGATCCGCCACAGTATGACCTCAGTGATGACGACCAATAGATCCGccgttgccatggccaccaggtaacgagtgGTGCATGTGGACAGCCCGCACTtttcccgggacaggatcacaatcgccactaaattcactgtaataaagagAAGGGAAAAGAGACGGGATATTACTGACCAAACATTCTCTGTGTCCGAGCCCAGAAAGGGCTGGATTTTAACACTCAAAAATGGGTTGTTTGGGTTTGGCTCAGACGTAAACATTTAAAGAAGTCTCAACCttaaccccaacccacctccatttCACCTCCATCCGTGTTTTCTCCCTTTTATCAATCTTTGGTCATCCTCTGTTGGTCCCAGTATAAACCTCTTCTTTTAATTTACTAGGTACGAACTGGTTCGACACACTGTAATCAGTTACAGAAGTGGATCAATCAATAACCTCAGCCCAATAGTCATGCTGAGTATTAACAAGATAACACAATTCAGCACTCATGACCCGCACATTGTCAGCACGGTGCTGGGGAAGGTGTTTCTTCAGCAACAAAACAACATAATTGTTTAGAGTAACTATACTTAGAGAAAGAATAATCCCTGATGCCGAGAATTGTAATACTGTAACTGTGCTGTCCTGCTCTTTAAATGTCAGTAAATAGTTAACATGTTTCTGATGGTGCAGCTCAATATGAAACAGAGCTCTATCAATGCATTTCATTTGATACTCGCTTAGCCAAACACCTTATACCAACAGTAAAAATATTCCCTATAGCCATCGATTAAGGATCAACATAGGAGCATACATAAAACACAGAGGCAGCTGCAGGGAGTGGATACATCAGTCACGTAAAATTATTAATTCAAAATAGAACCAGCTTGTTCCACGTCCGGTTAGTGACCAACACTCAgtgcatcctacagtgacacacactcccagtaatacatggtcactggggtacggtgttccacaccggttacgtaccaacactcagtacatcctacagtgacagacactcacagtaatacatggtcaatggggtacggtgttccacaccggttagagaCCGACAATCAGTACATCCTACAGaaaaacacactcccagtaatacatgcgaTCACTGgcatacggtgttccacaccggttagtgacccacattcgctacatccaacagtgacagacattcccagtaatacatggtcactggggtatggtgttctacACCAGTTTAtgatccacactcagtacatcctacagtgacacacactcccagtaatacatggtcactggggtatggtgttccacaccggtaagtgacaacacactcagtacatcctatagtgacacacactcccagtaatacatggtcactggggtacggtgttccattctggtcagtgacccacactcagtatatcctatagtgacacacactcccagtaatacatggtcactgggatatggTGTTCCACAATGGTTACGGAccaacactcagtacatcctacaatGACATACACTCACAGTAAaaaatggtcactggggtacagtgttccacaccggttagtgacctacactcagtacatcctacagaaaaacacactcccagtaatacatgtgaTCACTGgcatacggtgttccacaccggttagtgacccacattcagtacatccaacagtgacagacgctcccagtaatacatggtcactggggtacggtgatccACACAGGTAACTGACCCACACTCAGCACATCCtatagtgacagacactcccagtaatacatggtcactgaggtacgATGCTCCACACCGGTAAGTGACAACACACTCAGTGCATCTTATAGTGAcagacattcccagtaatacatggtcactggggtatggtgttccacactggttgctgacccacactcagtacattctACAGTGCCACACACTCCCAGCAATGaaaggtcactggggtatggtgttccacaccggtaagTGACAACACACTCAGTgcatcctatagtgacacacactcccagtaatacatggtcactggggtatggtgttccatacAGGtcaatgacccacactcagtacagcctatagtgacacacactcccagtaatacatggtcactggggtacggtgttccatacaattagtgacccacattcagtatatcctacagtgacacacgctcccagtaatacatggtcactggggtacgatgTTCCATACAATTAGTGACCCATACACAGTACATCGAACAGTGACAGATACTCCCAGTATTacttggtcactggggtacggtgttccacacggtTAGTGACCCAAACTCAgcacatcctacagtgacacacactcccagtaatacatggccaTTGGGGTACGTAtaccacaccagttagtgacccacactcagcacatccgacagtgaaacacactcccagtaatacctgGTCACTGGGGTAGGTGTTCCACACCGGTAAGTGAcaacacactcagtacatcctatagtgacacacactcccagtaatacatggtcactggggtacggtgctcCACAACGGTTATGGACCAACACTCAGTGCATCCTACAATAACAGACActcacagtaatacatggtcactggggtacagtgttccacaccggttcgtgacctacactcagtacatcctacagaaacacacactcccagtaatacatgtgaTCACTGgcatacggtgttccacaccggttagtgacccacattcagtaCATCCAACAGTGACAAATactcccattaatacatggtcactggggtatggtgttccacaccggttgctgacccacactcagtacattctACAGtgccacacactcccagtaatacaaggtcactggggtacggtgttccacaccggtaagTGACAACACACTCAGTACATCttatagtgacacacactcccagtaatacatggtcactggggtatggtgttccatacAGGtcaatgacccacactcagtacagcctatagtgacacacattcccagtaatacatggtcactggggtacggtgttccatacaattagtgacccacattcagtatatcctacagtgacacacgctcccagtaatacatggtcactggggtacgatgTTCCATACAATTAGTGACCCATACAGAGTACATCGAACAGTGACAGATACTCCCAGTATTacttggtcactggggtacggtgttccacacggtTAGTGACCCaaactcagtacatcctacagtgacacacactcccagtaatacatggccaTTGGGGTACGTAtaccacaccagttagtgacccacactcagcacatccgacagtgaaacacactcccagtaatacctgGTCACTGGGGTAGGTGTTCCACACCGGTAAGTGAcaacacactcagtacatcctacagtgacacacactcccagtaacacatggtcactggggtacggtgttccatacAATTAATGACACTCACTCAGTACTTCCTACAGTGATAGACTCTCCCTGtaacacatggtcactggggtatggtgttctgcacaattagtgaaccacactcagtacatcctgcagtggcagacactcccagtaataaatggtcaTTGTTGTATGGTGTTCCACACGGTAAGTGACCTATACTCAGTacatcctatagtgacacacactcccagtaattcatattcactggggtacggtgctcCATACAGGTTAGTGCCCCACACTAAGTACATCCTATAGTGAAatacattcccagtaatacatggtcactggggtacggtgttccacaccggttaagggccaacactcagtacatcctacagtgacatacactcccagtaatacatggtcactggggtacggtgttccatacAATTAGTGACCCACACGCAGTACATCGAACAGTAACAGAAACTCTCAGTCTTacttggtcactggggtacggtgttccacaccagttagtgacccacactccgtACATCTACAGTGACTCACaatcccaataatacatggtcactgtggtatggtgTTCCACATTGGTTCCCGACCCACATTCAATGCATCCTACaaagacagacactcccagtaatacatggccaCTGGAGTACGGTGATAcataccggttagtgacccacactcagtacatcctacagtaaTACAAAATCCAGTAATACATGAtctctggggtatggtgttccacaccgatcAGTGTCCCATAATCAGTTCATCATACagcgacacacactcccagtaatacatggtcactggggtacggtgttccatacAATTAGTGATCGACACTCAGTACATCCCAAAGtgaaagacactcccagtaatacatggtcactggggtacggtgttccatacAATTAGTGATCCACGCTCAGTACATCCCACAGTGAAAGACACTCCCCGTAATACATGTGATCacaggggtacggtgttccacaccggttcgtgacccacactcaatactagctacagtgacacacaatcccagtaatacatggtcacttggaTACGGTGTTCCGCATCGGATAGTGACCCACATTcggtacatcctacagtgacagacacgcccagtaatacatggtcactgggggacGGTGTTCCATataggttagtgacccacactcagtacatcttaCAGTGACactcactcccagtaatacatggtcacttgggCACAgtgctccacaccggttagtgacccacactcagtacatcctacagtgaaagATATTTCCAGTAATACATGCTCACTGGGGTATGATGTTCCATATAATtattgacccacactcagtatatcccacagtgacacacactcccagtaatacatggtcactggagtacggTGTTCCACAGCGGTAAATAACCCACACtcgtacatcctacagtgacacacactcgcagtaatatagaaacatagaaacatagaaaataggtgcaggagtaggccattcggccattctagcctgcaccgccattcaatgagttcatggctgaacatgcaaattcaataccccattcctgctttctcgccataccccttgatcccccgagtagtaaggacatcatctaactcccttttgaatatatttagtgaattggcctcaactactttctgtggtagagaataccacaggttcaccactctctgggtaaagaagtttctcctcatctcggtcctaaatggcttaccccttatccttagactgtgacccctggttctggacttccccaacattgggaacattcttcctgcatccaacctgtcgaaacccgtcagaattttaaacgtttctatgaggtcccctctcattcttctgaactccagtgaatacaagcccagttgatccagtctttcttgataggtcagtcccaccatcccggaaatcagtctggtgaaccttcgctgcactccctcaatagcaagaatgtccttcttcaagttaggagaccaaaactgtacacaatactccaagtgtggcctcaccaaggccctgtacaactgtagcaacacctccctgcccctgtactcaaatcccctcgctatgaaggtcaacataccatttgctttcttaaccacctgctgtacctgcatgccaaccttcaatgactgatgtaccgtgacacccaggtctcgttgcacctctccttttcctaatctgtcaccattcagataatagtctgtctctctgtttttaccaccaaagtggataacctcacatttatccacattatacttcatctgccatgcatttgcccactcacctaacctatccaagtcactctgcagcctcatagcatcgtcctcgcagctcacactgccacccaacttagtgtcatccgcaaatttggagatactacatttaatcccctcgtctaaatcattaatgtacagtgtaaacagctgaggccccagcacagaaccttgcggtaccccactagtcactgcctgccattctgaaaagtacccatttactcctactctttgcttcctgtctgacaacagttctcaatccatggtcactggggtatggtgttccataccggttagtgatccacactcagttcatcctacagtgacacacattccTAGTAATACATGGTTATTGTGGTATGGTGTtacacattcccagtaatacatggatACTGTGGTACGGTGTTcctcactggttactgacccacactcagtacatcctacagtgacacactcccagtaatagatGGCCGTTGGGGTACGTATACCACACctgttagtgactcacactcagtacatcctacagtgaaacactatcccagtaatacatggtcactggggtacggtgttccacactggttagtggccCACACTCCGTatgtcctacagtgacacacactaccagtaatacatggtcactggggtacggtgcgccacaccggttcgtgacccacacccAGTACTCTCCCACTAATACTATCTATCGAGAGTTGCCAGCACTAATGTATGATTCAACGATGTTCCACTAAATGCAATTAATTGATAACTCAGCGAGCTTGTGAGGTACAAACAGAGGTTTATTTTCAGTTGAGGCAATTGAATAAAACTGCAGTGCTAATTCAGGAAATTTGATTACACGTAAAGACCCCACTGATAGGATGTCTGTATAACAGCAGTCAGCAGATCGGTCACAGAGTATAATCGGAGACCAGCTTACAAACAGATTTATACAACTTCAATGGCAAtagtcacttaccaggaacaccaatggcAGCAAGGACCACATAGTAAATTCTTTTGACATTGTAAAATGTTTGATCCATTTTCTCGAAGCGATCTTCCCCTTCGTGCTGGTGGCAATCTCCTTGAATGAATCTCTGAGGCGATACATTCCCAGGGCCTTTAATTTATACCCTGCCGGATGTCCACGGGGATATTGAGTTTGCAACATCGTTGAAAATAGGTTTGTTTTTAAATTTGCACAAACAGGTTACGTCACCCGAATTATGTCCCTGTTGTGATGGGACATATTTGACGCTGAGATTGAATTGGAAAACACCAAAGACTGGACAATTCCGATGACATTAATTAACTCATGAAAGTTTGAAGCTGTATTCTTCCTTCAAACAGCATCTCCTGATCTCATATTATTTTGGTAAAGTCCTTCAAGCTGCTGTCTCCATTCAGTAATGAAATACCAAATGTTAGAGAGCTCTCTCAGGACTGCTCTGCTACCTCAGTGATGGGGCAGCCCTGTTCATCTCTGTCCATTCAGTTATCAATTAAATTGCGGAATTTGTTTCCATGgatcctcaaacaaatacagctcctcaaactaacacAACACATCAAATGAATACAGTATCTGAAAATCTTTGAGCACCTCAAGTTAATAgactccctcaaactaatataaccCCTCAATCGACAGCACCACCAGACATCAAGCTAACCTTTCAAAAATACTTCGGCACCACCAGATAATGCAGATGGACAAACTCATACAACCGCTCCAAATAATACACCACTTTAAACTAATGGTCAGTCCCCATCCCCTTCTCTAGTCCAATGTGCTGTAAACCTGAGCTGCCACAAACTCACAGTCGACGGGATGGGGAGGTCGCTCATCAGGTAATAAGAAGTCATTGGACAGAATATTTCAACATAAGTCAGTATTTAATGTTATGCTCGTTGATGCTGACACAGCACAAACATGTACCAACCTGATATTGATACATTTCACGTTTCACTTTACCACATCGCGAACTAATGCAATACATGAAAATGATGCAACCCCTCAAATCGATACACCAGTCAAATCTATACAACTCCTACAACTAATGTAGTTACTGAAATTAATACAGTCCTTCGAAATAATAAAGCATCGCAAACAAATACAAAAGCTCACAGTATtaaaacataataacataagaaataggaacaggagtagaacatacggcccctcgagcctgttccaccattcaatacgatcatggctgaaaagatcatggactcagttccacttccccgccgctccccataaccccgtctcACCTTTTCGttcaagaaactttctatttctgtcttaaatttattcaatgtcccagcttccacacttcCCTAAGG
This window contains:
- the LOC139252300 gene encoding probable G-protein coupled receptor 139, producing MDQTFYNVKRIYYVVLAAIGVPVNLVAIVILSREKCGLSTCTTRYLVAMATADLLVVITEVILWRISWYYFPGTFLDITPVCAVILVLSRAAADCSVWFTVTFTFDRFVVICCRKLKTKYCTGKTAAVVLGTTCMLLCLKNVPFYFTHVPGEVIDNVPWFCDTIPAYFTEPGWVGFDLLDTVLTPLLPFALILLLNALTVRHILLSSRVRQGLRGVSKAETGSDPEMESRRKSVILLFAISGSFILLWLIYVIDFLYYSITGRNPDYYNDSSFIFGEVGVLLRSLSCCTNTFIYGVTQSKFREHVKGAVKYPVTSIIQFINNQNI